A genomic segment from Nicotiana tabacum cultivar K326 chromosome 7, ASM71507v2, whole genome shotgun sequence encodes:
- the LOC107811416 gene encoding uncharacterized protein LOC107811416, translating to MAYKLLAFSNFVLSLIFMAVVLQAVDGQIISTPCTGPMITSFTPCVNFLTNSSSNGTSPTEDCCSALRTMMTNGTSCLCLIVTGGIPFQMPMNPNLAMSLPQACNMPGVPLRCKAPSPPAVVAPGPIGDTGAPSASPTSAPIIPARNPKDSTVPPPSPSTSTSPAEEIPSLTPPSPPAGSSPTATNSGSQTPTAPSAAPSLGYGVSLLFLLTAFGAISLSLY from the exons ATGGCTTATAAGCTTTTGGCTTTTTCAAATTTTGTTCTGTCACTGATTTTTATGGCAGTAGTACTGCAGGCAGTTGATGGGCAAATTATAAGTACACCGTGCACGGGACCGATGATCACTAGCTTCACACCATGTGTGAACTTCTTGACTAATAGCAGCAGCAATGGGACTTCACCAACTGAAGATTGCTGCAGTGCACTCAGGACTATGATGACCAACGGCACGAGTTGTCTCTGCCTTATTGTAACTGGTGGTATTCCATTCCAGATGCCAATGAATCCTAACTTAGCCATGTCTCTTCCCCAAGCTTGTAACATGCCTGGTGTTCCCCTCCGGTGCAAAG CCCCTAGTCCACCTGCGGTTGTTGCACCtg GTCCTATTGGTGACACTGGGGCTCCAAGTGCTTCACCAACATCTGCTCCTATTATCCCTGCTCGTAATCCTAAAG ATTCTACTGTTCCACCGCCGTCGCCATCAACTTCAACATCGCCAGCTGAGGAAATACCAAGTCTTACTCCACCATCTCCGCCAGCGGGTTCTTCACCTACGGCGACAAATTCCGGCAGCCAAACCCCGACTGCACCATCAGCTGCACCTTCTCTTGGCTACGGAGTTTCACTATTATTTCTGCTGACTGCATTTGGAGCAATTTCATTAAGCTTGTATTAG